From the Flavobacteriales bacterium TMED191 genome, the window TTCTGCAACTTCCTACAAGTTTTGGACTTAATGAAATCCTCAACCTATCATCTGAAGCATTATTAAATAGTGAATCATTTACCGAAGTATTTTATGGGTTCAAATTAGATGTTCAACCCATCATCGATAATGGCTCAATTATCTACCTTAACTCATCAAGTGAAGATGCTACTTTACAAATTGAGTATACAAATAATAAAAACGAAGATGTTATAACTAACTTTCCTATTAATTCGGGTGTAAGATTAAATCACGTTAATCATGATTATGATGAATCATTACCAATAGATACTAATTTGTTATTTCTACAATCAATGGGAGGGGTTTTTTCAGAACTAGATTTTTCTTTTTTAGAAAACTATCAGGATTCAGGTTTCATCGTCAATGATGCAACCTTAGAATTATCTGTGTTTGAAGAAAATCAAAACTTCAAAATCCCGCAGCAACTTAATCTCTATGAATACTCTAATAACAACTTAATTTCTATTGAAGGGCTAAGTGGAGGTATTTTATCTTCCGATAACTCTTATGAATTTGATATTACTAGACATATCCAAAAAATACTTTTAGAAAACCATAATCCTATATGTCGACTACATACATATCAAAGATCATCTAATGCGGATAGAGTCATTCTAAATAAAACTATAAAACTAACTTTAATCCTCATAGAAGGTTAAAATGTGTGGGATTGTTGGATATATTGGACCTAAAAATGCTGTACCCATTGTCCTTACAGGACTAAAAAGATTAGAATACAGAGGCTATGACTC encodes:
- a CDS encoding DUF4270 family protein, with protein sequence MNKGIFYFIITLSCTCLFFSCENEESIIGENLLINNQHDVFILADSLVEITSFSAIEDSLDAQNSSTNLLGSYFDPISGQTNASFCFQITLPNNEIAFDANSISNIRLRFPLTEFFGDSTTNFNIKLSTLNQSINIENDMQYFTTDDFESTPIEGAEYLINLSEILDSNALILQLPTSFGLNEILNLSSEALLNSESFTEVFYGFKLDVQPIIDNGSIIYLNSSSEDATLQIEYTNNKNEDVITNFPINSGVRLNHVNHDYDESLPIDTNLLFLQSMGGVFSELDFSFLENYQDSGFIVNDATLELSVFEENQNFKIPQQLNLYEYSNNNLISIEGLSGGILSSDNSYEFDITRHIQKILLENHNPICRLHTYQRSSNADRVILNKTIKLTLILIEG